The region AGACGCCGAGCGGCGAATGTGGCGCTCCTGCTCACCGGAACCGGATCAACGATTCCAGGGGTTGGTGACGGTCCAGGGCGTCGGCACAATTCAGCCGATGCGGCGTGGTGCCGGGGTGACGCGCCGGTGATGCGGTAAGTGCGGCCACGGCACCGTCGCAGATCATGTCGATTCCTCTACCTACATGATCACCACAGCGCCTGCCGTGCCCGCCTGCGCTCCTTCGCCGATCCTCGCTCCGCTCGCACTCACAGCCGGACAGAACAAGATCGGCCCCTCACCACGTGTGGATGGTGAGGGGCCGATCTCGCGGCGCTACTGCGCCAATGGCTCCGGACGACCCTGATGTACTCCATCCAGTTCGTCCACGACGAGCTCCACGGGCTTGAGGCTCGGAGAACCTCGCGCCGACAGCTTGAAGTGCGCTTCGAGAGAACGCGGAATCAACGCTTCTGCGGGAGATCAACGAGTGGGACCACGCACGTCGACGGCGCCTGGGCATCATGTCGCGCGGAGGGTGACCACCGCACCGAGGCCGGACAGCTCGGCCGCCTTGCGAGCCGGCGAGCCGACCGGCACGACGACGTCCAGCGCGATCTGCAGCAGCTCGAGGCGGCCGGCGAGGGCGAAGAGCACGCGCAGGCCCGCGCTGTCGAGGTAGTCCAGCCCGCCCAGGTCCAGGGTCACGGACTCGGCCCGGTTGGTGATCACCTCGCTCAGGCGCTCCTCCACGATGCCAGCGTTCTCCAGGTCGACCTCGCCGTCGAGCCGGACCAGCAGCCGTCCCGGCTCGGTCTCCTCCGTGCGCACGCCCGCTTCCGTCATCGCCCCACTCCGCCGAGAGTCTTGTCCAGCACGACCCGAGTCCCCGGCCGTCGTGGTCGACACGCACCGCGTCGACCAGTTCGTGCATCAGCGTCGTGCCCCGGCCGCGGTTCGTCCCGCGCGCCTCGCGCCAGTCCCCGGTGTCTCGGACGGTCGCGGTGAGGGTGCGGCCGTGCATCTCCAAATGCACCTCCAGCAGCCCGCCGGCGGGTCCGTACGCGTGCTCGACGACGTTGGCCGACGCCTCGCCGACGGCGAGCAGCACGTCGGCGAGCTCCTCCTTGGTCGCCCCGGCCCGCCGCAGGTAGTCCCGCACGGCCTGGCGGACGCCACGCAGCGCCCGCGGGACGGCCGGCTCGACCAGGGTCAACGGTGCGACCCCGTGCTCGGCGTCGCGCGCCAGGACGAGGACGGCGACGTCGTCAGCCGACGGCTCGTTGCCGATCAGCCTGCTCATGACGGCCGCGCACACCGTCTCGGCCGGGCCCGGCACGACGGCGGCGGTCAGCCGGGCGAGCCCGGAGTCGAGCGGCTCACCCCGGCGCTCCACCAGGCCGTCCGTGTAGAGCACGAGGTTCGCCCCGGCCGGCAGCGGTACGACCGTGTTCCGACGCCGGCGCGGCCCCGTCAACCCGATGGGCGGATCCGCGGGTACCTCCACCAGATCGCTCGGCATCCCCGGCAGGGCGAGGACGGGCGGCGGGTGCCCGGCCGAGGACACCGTCACCTCGACGTGCCCCGGCTCCGCCACCGCGCAGAGCACGGTGGCCATGATGTTGTGCTCGAAGTGCTGCACCTGCCGGTCCAGCCATCGCAGCAGTTCCGCGGGATCCTCGGTCAGGAGCGCGTAGGCGCGCACGGTGCTGCGTAGCCGGCCCATCGCCACGGACGCCTGCAGTCCCCGGCCCACGACGTCGCCGACCACGACGCACAGCCGCCCCGACGGCAGGTCGAACACGTCGTACCAGTCGCCCCCGACCTCACCGCCCCCGCCGGGCACGTACCGCGCCGCGAGCTCGAGGCCGGGCACCGTGGGCAGCTGCCCGGGCAGCAGGCTGCGCTGCAGTGCGGTCGCAGCGGTCCGCTCCGCCTGGCTCATCCGGGCCCGGGTAGCCAGCGCGACCCGGTCCGCGGCCAGCTGCAGCAGCATCGCGTCCTCGTCGGTAAACGATCGCGGCTGCAGGCTCCCGACGTGCAGCACCCCCATCACGTCGTTGCCGATCATCAGCGGCACGCCCAGCAGCGACCGCACGCCCTTCTCGCGCAGGATCGGGTTCATGACGTTGGAGTGGTCGACCTCGGGGATCGTCACGGCCCTGCGCTCCGCGGCGATGCGGCCGGCGAAGCCTCGTCCGATCGGAATTCGGACCCCCTGCCGGATCTCCTCCTCGAGGCCGCGGGTGGCCGTCGCGACGAGGTAGTTCGCCGACGGGTCGAGCAGGAGCACCGCCACCGTGTCGACCTCGAGCAGCTCCCGCACCCGACCCAACAGCTCCTCCAGCAGCTCCTCGACCTCGAGGCGCGCGAGCCCGATGTCGGTGAGGGCCTGGATGCGGCGCAGGCGGTCGGCGGGCAGGCCGGAACCGATGCCGTCGGCGGGGGACACCATCGGATCCTAGGTCCCCCGCGCGCGGGCGCCCGTTGTGGCAACGCGGACGGCTCGCCGCCCGAGGGCGAACCACGCCGAGGCCCGGTCGGGTCCGCATCGCGGCTCGGCGCGCTCGCCGAGGGAGCCCGCCGAGGTCGTACTGCCGAGACGGCTCACGTCACGGCGTGGCTCGGCCCTTCCGGTCCTGGTTCAGCCGCCTTCTTCGGTGATCTCGATCCCACGTGGTTGAACAGGACGTTGAGCGCTATCGCGACGACGGCGGTGACGACGATCCCGCTGCCGAGCACCATCTGCAGCTCTTCCGGGAAGCTCTGGAAGAAAGTCGGCTGAGCCGCGGGGATGCTGCCCGCACCGAAGCTGACGGCGATGGTGATGAGGTTGCCGTCCTTCGTGAGGTCGGCTCGCGACAGGGTCTGGACGCCGATCGTGGCGATGATGCCGAACAGCACGAGCAGCGCGGCACCCACCGCGGGCTTCGGCAGAGCCGCTGCGACCGCGGCCACCTTGGGGAGACAGGCGAGCAGCAGCATGAACACCCCGGCCGTGGCGCACACCCACCGGCTCCTGACGTTGCTCGCCCTCACCAGTCCGACGTTCCCTGTGAACGTCGTGGGCGGAATGGAGTTGAAGACACCGCCGAGCACTGTCGCCAACCCTTCGCCGAGCACGCCCCTGCTGATGTCCCGGCTGCCGGGAGCTCTACCGACGATCTCGCCCACCGCGAAGAAGCTGGCAGTGCTCTCGACGGCGATGATCAGCATGGCGATGCTCATCACAATGATCGCGGACACGTCGAACCTCGGCCAGCCGAAGTGGAACGGACCGATGACGTCGAACCAGCCGGCTGCGGCGGCACCGCTGAAATCGACGACGCCGAGGACCACGCCGAGCGCGCCTCCGACGACGAGCCCGAGCAGCATGGCGATGTTCTTGAGCAGACCCGTGGAGATCCGGTACAGGACGACGACGGTGAGCAGGGTCGCGCCGGCGATGGCGAGGTTCTCCGGGCTGCCGAACGTGGGAGCGGTCGGGTCACCTCCGCCGGCGAGCGACACACCGTAGGGAAGGATCGAGAAGCCGACCATGGTGATGATCGCGCCCGTCACCACGGGAGGGAAGAAGCGCAGCAGCCTGCCGTACAGCGGGGCGATCGCGAAGAGGACGAGTCCGGCGACGATCACCGCGCCGTAGATCGTCAGGAGGCCCCCTACACCGCCCCCCTGTGCGTTCCCGATGGCGATCGTCGGGCCCAGCGCGACGGCGGATCCCCCCAGCACGAGCGGGTAGCGGATTCCGATCCGCCACAGCCCGATCGACTGGATCAGCGTGCCGATGCCACCGGTGAACACCACCGCGCTGAGCAGGACGGCGGTCTCCCGTTCCGACAACCCGATGCCGGCGGCGATGATGGCCGGGAGGACCACGATCGTCGCGTAGAACGTCAAGAGGTGCTGCATCCCGTAGAGCAGCAGTCGCCCCTTGGGCAGCATCTCGTCGACCGGGTGAGTGCCGGGGTCCGCCGCGGAGGAAGTTCTACTGCTCAGTTCGGCCATCGTTCGATCTCCTTTGATCGTGTGCTCGTCCGTTCGTTCGGCACCTGCGGGTCAGGCTCGGGCAATGCCCGACAGAATCCGGAACTTCGTGCGGCACACGGAGAAGGCCGTTCTCGTCGTGGTCCGTGCGCCGACGCGCCTCTATCGCGGGGACAGCACGACGGGCACCTCCGGCGTCGTCGCGACATAGGCGTTGTCGCCCCTGATGACCGGGGCAGCGAGCTCAGCCGTGGGGAAGCGGGTCAGCAGGGCGTCGAGAACCTCCTGGGCCTCGATCTTCGCGAGGTGCATGCCGATGCACGCGTAGGCGCCTCCGCCGAAGGTCAGCAGCTGAGGCGGGGACTCCCGGTCGAGGTCGAAGGCGTGCGGGTCGGGCGTCCTGGCCGGGTCGCGGTGGCCGGCCGGGACCACGACGTTCACGGCCCCTCCCGCGGGAACCGGATGCCCCAGGAGTTCCGTGGTACCGGTCGCGATCCGCGTGACGACCCGGACGCGGGCCTCGAAGCGCACACCCTCGCCGACCGCCCGCGGCACGAGCGAGTGGTCGCCGACCAGCCTGCGCCATACCTCGGGGCGCTCCAGCAACGCGGCGACCACGAGGCCCATCTGATGGGCGGTGTTGTCCGTACTCGCCTCCACCAGCGTGCTCGCCTCGTCGACGAGCTCGTCCTCGGTCAGCTCTCCGGCCTGCTGCAACCGGATGAGTGAGGAGAGGATGTCGTCACCGAGGGCGGCGCGCCGTTCGGCGATGCGCTCGCGCATGTAGGGGAACAGCTCCGCGTACCCGGCCTCGATGGAGTCCTTCTTCGACGGGTCGCGCTCGAAGATCGCGAGGACCTGGTCGGACACCCGCGACACGAACGGCGCGTCCTCTCGCGGCGCGGCGACCAGCATGCAGTAGGCCTCTGCCGGGACCCGGTTGAACAGCGCGGTGAAGAGGTTCGCCGGCTGGGTCGGGTCCACCTCGTCCAGGAGCGTGTCGACGATGGCGCGGATCTGCGCCCGCAGCGACTCCGTCCGTGCCGGTGCGAAGTACCGCGCCAGCGGCAGCCGCAGCCGCAGGTGTTGTTCGCCCTTCTGGGAAAGAAGCATCCGCTGCTTGTACTCGCGGGCCGGGCCCGAGGTGATGCCGACGGCGTCCACGATGGACATGTGGTCCCGCGTGTAGCGCCGGTCGCGCAGCACCGCCAGGCCCGCGGCGTGGTCCAGGACCTCCAGGCCTCGTTTGCTCTCGGCGAGCGGCGACGCGTCACGGAGTGCGTCCAGCATGGGGTACGGATCGCCGGCCCACGACGGGTCGGCGAGGTCCAGGCGCGGCAGGTCCGGGGAGGAGGGGGAGGCGGCACCCCCCTGAGCTGCGGCGGTCATCGCGGCGCCTCCAGCGAGATCGCCTCCACGGGACAGCTGTCCATCGCCTCCTGCAACGCGGCGTCGTCCGGTCCGGCGTCATGCTCGAGGACGACCAGCGTGCCGTCGTCGGACAGCTGGAAGTGTTCCGGCGAGGTGATGGCACACATCCCGTTGCCGATGCAGCGGGTCATGTCGACGTGCAGACGCATTTGATCTCCGTTCAGTGGGAGTGGGAGGGAGTGAGGTCGCTGATCGCGGCCTCGAACGCGGCCCAGTCCGAGGTCTGGCCGAGGAGTGCTCGCAGCCGCAGGAACCGCGGGGTCGCGTCGAGGGCGGCGACGCCCGTGACGGAGCCGGGCGTGCCGACGATGCCGATCGCGCTCGTCTCTGATCCGGGGATCGACCGACCTCGTGCGAGGCTCGCCGATGCGAAGGTCCCCGCTGCCTGCAGGCGTGAGCCGTACTGGTCTGACCAGGCGTAGGGGATGCTGTCGTGCGTCGCCCTGCCGGTGACGATGTCGAGAGCGACCGTCCGCGCCTGTTCGACCGCGTTGGTCCAGTGCTCGACGCGCTGCAACTGCCCGTACCGGCAGCTCCACCAGCGAGCCACGTCGCCCGCTGCGTGGACGCGCTCGGCTGCGCGCAGGGATGCGTCGCAGACGATGCCGTCGTCGAGGGTGATGCCACTGCCTTCGAGCCAGCTCGTCGCGGGACGGGAGCCGATGGCGAGGACGACGACGTCGCCGGGGACGACGTCGCCGTCGTCCAGCAGCACGCCCCGCGCGCGCTCCTCGCCGACGACGCGGACCGCTCGACGACCGCAGTGAACCGCGACGCCGTTGTCGCGGTGGAGCTGCGCGTAGATCGAGGAGATCGCCGGCCCGTAGCCGGCGAGGAGCTGAGCACCAGGTTCCAGGAGAGTGACGTCCAGTCCGAGCGTGCGGCAGCTCGCGGCGATCTCGCCCCCGAGGAAGCGTGCGCCGACGACGACCACCCGAGGACGCTCCACCCGGGTGAGGCTCGCCCGCAGGCGGATCGCATCGTCCCTGGTGCGCAGCGTGTGGGCCCCGGGCAGGTCGGCGCCCGGCAGCGAGCGGGCAATGGAGCCGGTCGCCACCACGAGTTCGTCGAAGCCCACCGTCGCGCCACGATCGGTGTACAGCTGCCGGCCCGGCAGGTCGAGATGGTCGGCTCGCTCGCCGAGGCGCAGCTGCACGCCGAGCCGGTGTAGGTCCTGCGCGTTCCGGAGCTCCGTCGCCGCGGGGTCCACGTGCCCGCGCAGCACTTCCTTCGACAGCGGTGGCCGGTCGTACGGCAGGTGCGGCTCGTCGCCGAGCAGGGTGAGCTCGCCGTCGAACCCGTTTCGCCGCAGCGCCTCGACCGTCCGCACGCCTGCGAGGGAGGCGCCGACGACCACGAGTCGACAAGGCCGCATCCGACCTCCAAGATTTTATTGCTTCAGGAGGCTCCAGCAATAAAATCTGAGCCCGTAGGCTCGGAGGCTATGAGTCGACCGTGGGTGTGTCAAGAGAGGAATGTGCTGCCCCCGGAGAGTGTGGACGCGTGGTCGATGTCCGATCTGGACCGTGCTCTGATCGAGAGCCTGCAGCACGATGGCCGCGCCTCGGTCAGCCGGCTGGCGCGGCTCGTCGGGGTCTCCGAAGCGCGCATACGTCCGAGGCTGGCTCGCCTGCTCGAGTCGGACGCCGTACGCGTCGCGGCCCTCGTCGATCCCGCAGCCCTCGGCCGGCCGGTCGTCGCCATGCTCGGCATCCACTGCGCGGCGGACGCTGAGGGGACGGCCTCGGTGCACGGCGTCGCGACCCGTCTGGCCGCGCTGGAGGAGATGAACTGGATCGCCGAATGTGCCTCGACGTCGACCGTGCAAGCTCAGGTCAGCGTCGCGGAGAACGGTGAGCTCCTCGATCTCGTCAACGCGTCGGTGCGCACGGTGCCTGGCGTCGGCGAGGTACGGGCAACCACCCTGCTGCGCGGCTCGGCCCTCGGCCCACGGGTCAGCGACAACCCGAACCGACCGGCCCGCCCGCTCGAGTTCCTCGGTCACACACGCCGGGGGAGGCCGCTCGATTCCGCAGACCGCGTCATCGTGACCGCGTTGCAGGACGACGGTCGCCTGTCGTTCACACGGCTCGCCATGCTCTCCGGTCTCTCCGTGGCGGCGACCCGGCAACGTTTCCTGCGGCTGCAGCGCGACGGCATCGTGTCGGTGCGGGCGCTGGTGGAACCCGAACTGCTGGGTCGCACCGGGTGCGCCAGCGTGGAAGTCGTCATCGTGGCGGACAGCGCCGCCACAGCTGCGATCATCGCGGAGATACCGGACGTGACGTACTCGCTCGAGGTCGCCGGTGGTTACGACCTGTTGGTGGAGCTCTGGTGCAGCACGCAGGAAGTGCTCGAACAACGGATCGGGCAGATCCTCGCGGTCGACGGTGTGGTTTCGTGCCAGGTGAACCGGTATTCCGCCATCGTCAAGCGACGACCCCAGTTCTGACGGGGCACGCCGTCGCCAACCGGGCAGCCGGCGGCCATCCACCGGCAGTGCCTGCCGGCCGGATCGCACCGCCCGCTCGCCCGCCCGAGAGCGCGGGGTCGTCGGGCGACGAGTGTGCCCGGCAGGGTTCGAATCTGCGGCACCCACGGGCTCGTGCCACGAGTGATTCCACGGTCAGGCGCATCGGGGAGCGACCCGAGTCCGGGGTGGACCGTGCCGGTGCGCCAGAAGGCGTTCCTCACCAGAGGACAATGATCACGGCCGGTGTCGAGGAGGGTGTACGTGCAGCAATGTGTGGTGGAGTTCTGCGAGCCCCACCGACACGATCACGGCTGGGGCGTACCAGCTCCACTCCAGCGCTTCGCCGATCGCGACAGCCCACCCGGCCCGAAGCGCCTGGCGGACGTCGGTCGCACCGGCTTCGGCGCGCTCAGCGGACCAGACCGCAGAAGGTCCGGATCGCGTGCTCGAGCTCGGCTACCGGGACGTTCTCGTCGACGGCGTGCATCCGCGCCGGATCTCCGGGTCCCCAGATCAAGACGGGCACGCCGGGCAGCACCGGAGCGAGCACCGAGGCGTCGGTGAAGTAGCGCACCGGCTCGGCTGCAGGCGCCCGCTGCGCGACCCAGGGATCGTCCGCGTCGGTCTTCACCGCGGGGAGCCGGGTGGTCACGGACACCTCGTCCGCCTCGGGCTGGCGTTGCCACCACGACAGGATCTCGCTGCCGTCGCCGACGGTGCGGTGGTCGAGATGGGCCTCGGCGTGGTCGGGGACGATGTTGGTCGCCGTGCCGCCGCGCAGTGTGCCGAGGTTGCACGTCTCCGGGCCGAGGTAGGGGTCCTCGGCCAGCGGGAGCTCCGTGCGCGCCCGGACGGTGAGGTCGACCAGGCGCGCGATCGCGTTCACCCCGAGCTCGGGCGTGCTGCCGTGCGCCGCGCGACCGCGGGAGACGACGCGGAGCCAGAGGGCCCCGCGGTGCCCCAGGTGCGCCCGGTTGCGGGTCGCCTCGGGGATCACGACCGCGCGGGGCGCGAGCTCGCGCACCGCGTCACGCGCCGCCGCCGCCCCCAGGCAGCCGATCTCCTCGTCGCTGGTCAGTAGCAGTGCGGCCGGCGCTTCCCGACGGCAGGCCTCGACCAGCGCGGCCGCCGATGCGACCACTCCGGCCTTCATGTCCGACGCCCCGCGCCCGTGGACCAGGCCGTCGGCGATTTCCCCGCCGAACGGGTCGATGCTCCAGTCGGCCGTCGGGCCGACCGGCACGGTGTCGACGTGGCAGGCGAACA is a window of Pseudonocardia sp. T1-2H DNA encoding:
- a CDS encoding ATP-binding SpoIIE family protein phosphatase, producing MSPADGIGSGLPADRLRRIQALTDIGLARLEVEELLEELLGRVRELLEVDTVAVLLLDPSANYLVATATRGLEEEIRQGVRIPIGRGFAGRIAAERRAVTIPEVDHSNVMNPILREKGVRSLLGVPLMIGNDVMGVLHVGSLQPRSFTDEDAMLLQLAADRVALATRARMSQAERTAATALQRSLLPGQLPTVPGLELAARYVPGGGGEVGGDWYDVFDLPSGRLCVVVGDVVGRGLQASVAMGRLRSTVRAYALLTEDPAELLRWLDRQVQHFEHNIMATVLCAVAEPGHVEVTVSSAGHPPPVLALPGMPSDLVEVPADPPIGLTGPRRRRNTVVPLPAGANLVLYTDGLVERRGEPLDSGLARLTAAVVPGPAETVCAAVMSRLIGNEPSADDVAVLVLARDAEHGVAPLTLVEPAVPRALRGVRQAVRDYLRRAGATKEELADVLLAVGEASANVVEHAYGPAGGLLEVHLEMHGRTLTATVRDTGDWREARGTNRGRGTTLMHELVDAVRVDHDGRGLGSCWTRLSAEWGDDGSGRAHGGDRAGTAAGPARRRGRPGERWHRGGAPERGDHQPGRVRDPGPGRAGLPRQRGPARALRPRRPPRAAADRAGRRRAGRLAGSQGGRAVRPRCGGHPPRDMMPRRRRRAWSHSLISRRSVDSAFSRSALQAVGARFSEPQARGARRGRTGWSTSGSSGAIGAVAPRDRPLTIHTW
- a CDS encoding nucleobase:cation symporter-2 family protein — encoded protein: MAELSSRTSSAADPGTHPVDEMLPKGRLLLYGMQHLLTFYATIVVLPAIIAAGIGLSERETAVLLSAVVFTGGIGTLIQSIGLWRIGIRYPLVLGGSAVALGPTIAIGNAQGGGVGGLLTIYGAVIVAGLVLFAIAPLYGRLLRFFPPVVTGAIITMVGFSILPYGVSLAGGGDPTAPTFGSPENLAIAGATLLTVVVLYRISTGLLKNIAMLLGLVVGGALGVVLGVVDFSGAAAAGWFDVIGPFHFGWPRFDVSAIIVMSIAMLIIAVESTASFFAVGEIVGRAPGSRDISRGVLGEGLATVLGGVFNSIPPTTFTGNVGLVRASNVRSRWVCATAGVFMLLLACLPKVAAVAAALPKPAVGAALLVLFGIIATIGVQTLSRADLTKDGNLITIAVSFGAGSIPAAQPTFFQSFPEELQMVLGSGIVVTAVVAIALNVLFNHVGSRSPKKAAEPGPEGPSHAVT
- a CDS encoding cytochrome P450, yielding MTAAAQGGAASPSSPDLPRLDLADPSWAGDPYPMLDALRDASPLAESKRGLEVLDHAAGLAVLRDRRYTRDHMSIVDAVGITSGPAREYKQRMLLSQKGEQHLRLRLPLARYFAPARTESLRAQIRAIVDTLLDEVDPTQPANLFTALFNRVPAEAYCMLVAAPREDAPFVSRVSDQVLAIFERDPSKKDSIEAGYAELFPYMRERIAERRAALGDDILSSLIRLQQAGELTEDELVDEASTLVEASTDNTAHQMGLVVAALLERPEVWRRLVGDHSLVPRAVGEGVRFEARVRVVTRIATGTTELLGHPVPAGGAVNVVVPAGHRDPARTPDPHAFDLDRESPPQLLTFGGGAYACIGMHLAKIEAQEVLDALLTRFPTAELAAPVIRGDNAYVATTPEVPVVLSPR
- a CDS encoding ferredoxin, which produces MRLHVDMTRCIGNGMCAITSPEHFQLSDDGTLVVLEHDAGPDDAALQEAMDSCPVEAISLEAPR
- a CDS encoding NAD(P)/FAD-dependent oxidoreductase, which translates into the protein MRTVEALRRNGFDGELTLLGDEPHLPYDRPPLSKEVLRGHVDPAATELRNAQDLHRLGVQLRLGERADHLDLPGRQLYTDRGATVGFDELVVATGSIARSLPGADLPGAHTLRTRDDAIRLRASLTRVERPRVVVVGARFLGGEIAASCRTLGLDVTLLEPGAQLLAGYGPAISSIYAQLHRDNGVAVHCGRRAVRVVGEERARGVLLDDGDVVPGDVVVLAIGSRPATSWLEGSGITLDDGIVCDASLRAAERVHAAGDVARWWSCRYGQLQRVEHWTNAVEQARTVALDIVTGRATHDSIPYAWSDQYGSRLQAAGTFASASLARGRSIPGSETSAIGIVGTPGSVTGVAALDATPRFLRLRALLGQTSDWAAFEAAISDLTPSHSH
- a CDS encoding Lrp/AsnC family transcriptional regulator; this encodes MSDLDRALIESLQHDGRASVSRLARLVGVSEARIRPRLARLLESDAVRVAALVDPAALGRPVVAMLGIHCAADAEGTASVHGVATRLAALEEMNWIAECASTSTVQAQVSVAENGELLDLVNASVRTVPGVGEVRATTLLRGSALGPRVSDNPNRPARPLEFLGHTRRGRPLDSADRVIVTALQDDGRLSFTRLAMLSGLSVAATRQRFLRLQRDGIVSVRALVEPELLGRTGCASVEVVIVADSAATAAIIAEIPDVTYSLEVAGGYDLLVELWCSTQEVLEQRIGQILAVDGVVSCQVNRYSAIVKRRPQF
- a CDS encoding M20 family metallopeptidase; the encoded protein is MDLTQDSWSGSEEGAAALLSTIIRQRSVSGDPAGQIAVIETVLRAVRTLVPDVRCEADLDGPHPWALLTTDAAGPAGRLLFACHVDTVPVGPTADWSIDPFGGEIADGLVHGRGASDMKAGVVASAAALVEACRREAPAALLLTSDEEIGCLGAAAARDAVRELAPRAVVIPEATRNRAHLGHRGALWLRVVSRGRAAHGSTPELGVNAIARLVDLTVRARTELPLAEDPYLGPETCNLGTLRGGTATNIVPDHAEAHLDHRTVGDGSEILSWWQRQPEADEVSVTTRLPAVKTDADDPWVAQRAPAAEPVRYFTDASVLAPVLPGVPVLIWGPGDPARMHAVDENVPVAELEHAIRTFCGLVR